Within Peromyscus leucopus breed LL Stock chromosome 7, UCI_PerLeu_2.1, whole genome shotgun sequence, the genomic segment CTTTGTATCACTATCTCAGTCTCTATAGTTTGGCTTGTGGGTATACCTCCTAACCAGTCCAGCTGGGCTGTCAACATATCTGTTGGCCTCTTTGTATCctgaggtgtttgtttgtttatgtttgttcaTTAATGTGAATAGAGGAGTTCATAACCAGGCACTCAAATAGAAATTTCAGTCATCTTCATGTGCATAGAAATTGAGTAAGGAAagaaatttttgagaatttaaaaagcagaaaacaaatgacatttttaattgttCTCAGGATGCTGCAGAATGACTGATGACTACTTCTTGATAAGTTTGGAGTGCTAATTCTATATATGGTcctctctgtgcttctgtttTTGCGAAGACCtattgaaacaaacaaagaaagttCTAGAGCAACAGGATACAAGCATATAAAGTCAATTTTAAGACATCATTAATATTTCTGCAGTAGGAACACAATTCCCAATAAGGTCTTTAAGTGTCACAATAATCTTGAATAGAAGTGATAAATGAATGTAGACAGAAGTATAGTATCCAACAGCTGCAGCAATACTAATTCTAAACCCCAGAATGgctctcatctctctctgttaATCCACTTTCAGTAAAGATTAAGAtcctggccgggcagtggtggcgcacgcctttaatcccagcactcgggaggcagaggcaggcggatctctgtgagttcgaggccagcctgggctaccaagtgagctccaggaaaggcgcaaagctacacagagaaaccctgtctcgaaaaaccaaaaaaaaaaaaaaaaaaaaaaaaaagattaagatcCTGACATTGCATCTCCTGcttgaaaaaagtaaaaaccatTACACTCGAGAAACCTAGAGAGTAAGAGCTAGaaagcttacttttttttttaaatgaaaagttttgTTTGTGAGTTCATCTCTCAAAAAGTTTTCCCCAAaatactgcttttccagagagtCAATGTGAGTACCAGTTTCTTGCTCCTCTTAGGGGATTGCATATCACTTCTGTCCTTAGGAAGCCTCACTGCTTTGCAGTAAGCAAAATTCATATGGCAAATTTCAGTGACCTTCCTTTCCCAAATGAAAATACTATGTCAACCTGACACTAAGTCTGGTTTGAGGGGTGTGCATTTCCCACATGACCATACAACCGAGGCTGCCCTTTGCCAGCCTAATTAGAACGTGCCTACACCACGGACGGGAGGGAGGCTGCTGGGCACCTGGGGGCCTTGGCTACCTCAGTGTAGCATGGCCTTCCACTGCTCCTACAACTCCACTTCAACTACAGATGCCAGCATGCCTACCACACCATCTAGAGTGCTGCATGATTCTCCCAATGCCCCCAGTCCAAGTAGAAGAAAAACAGGGTTTATAGTCACATTAATGTTTTCAAGACCAAAAATGTCCCATATTCACAACTGTGTATTATTAAATATGACCCATTTCTCGATCTTTCCTCTtaatatcaccacagaactgaCAAAAAAAGACCATACCTTAATTAAATTTACTCCCTTAGCAGCCTGCTCTTTGGCCTCTTGAGCCGACTGGCCATCTGGATGGAGCATGTGATACAGCTGGACCAGGCTGGTGGCGTCCTCAATCCTGAGAGTGAAAGGACTTGACATTACCAAGAGGTTCCCAATAGCCTCACAGTCCCACAGTGTTTGCCAACTCCAAACTAGCTGACACTTCAGACTTAACTCTGGTAAAGGAGAGGGTAGTTCTCTAATTCCAAAAGCATTTGAAGGGGCCagcgggatggctcagtgagcataAGGTACTTGTTGCACAAAACCAAGTCCAcaaagctatcctctgacctatGACACAGGTAAGGTAAGAGGCAACACAGGAAGCGCCCGCCCACTTTATGAAAATATGGCTGTGTTCTTTGGGAAATGGAACATCCCTTCCCACAGGAACAGCATTCCTAGTGGCAGaggatttccaggccagcctacttAGCCAACACGAAATAGGTTGATTCAATTCAGGATACAAATTCTGCTTTATACTTTTGAGATCATTTCTAGACAATTTCTATCAGCATGAAAAATCTCTTGGCTGTCCCCAAAGCAAACAGTCACAATCTTCCCACATAGTCCGTGCCTTCTGCCCACTTGCACCTCAAAACTGAGGGTTGGGGAGGACATAAAAATAACCCCAAGTGTTCACATTTTGACACTTCcaggtgaggagggagaggcaagggCACCATAATTCATTGTATGCCAAAGCTGTCACTTTCACCAGCCccactttatttctatttttttttttgggtgggggggagttttgagacatggtttctctgtgtagttttgatgtctgtcctggatctcgctctgtagatcaggccggcctcgaactcacagaggtctgcctggctcttcctccggagtactgggattaaaggtgtgtgccatcaccacctggctgacCAGCCCCACTTTCTAAACACCTGAGCTGAGAGATGGTAGGAGTACAGAATGCCTGAAGCCATGATGACCTAGTGACATGCTCTAGGCTCACCCCATTCACTGAAAAGGCTGTCTCAAGACAAGGAAGTAAATAGCCGCTCACAAGGAACAAGCTTTTCTGGGACAAAAAGTTGAAATGGCCATTACCTGTCTATCATGCTTACTATAATCTCTAACAGTTCAATAAAAGGGAGCAACAAAATGTCTCTCCCcaataaaagatgaaaacattTCTGTTTAAAACATAGGCATGCTGGTTCTATGGTTTCTATGTGTCAGAATTAGTTTTAGGACTTCATGAGGTTCATGCTGAAGTTAATGCCTGTGCCTGTCTCAGTAATTTAAATGTAGCTTTATAACCACTCTACACTCAGTAAAGGTTCGAAAATAACTTAAAAGGATTGTGAAGTCTGTGCAGAATCCTAATAGTGAACTGGTCAACTTGGTCTCTATCCAGTGAAAAGTGCACCCTCTACTGTCCAGCCTGGACTTTACAGTCAGTTCACTGTCCAGATCGTTGAGGTAAAAAGCTCTCCCTGCAGGCATGAACAACTTCAGATATGAAACTCTTACACAATAAAGAGTAATAAGAGAATACCACATGTTACTACATACTGTGGCTTCAATATCTAAAACTATGCTATCATACTAAGTTCAGGATGTCTGCATTTGAGAAGCCTGAGCAAACAGTTCATAGGTCATGTACCATAGAAAGGCACAGTACTCTGTTCATCCCCAACTAGGCCAGCTGGTGGGAATGAGGGAATACTGCTGCCTTCTGAACTGAATCAACTGTATGTGCTGAGAAGCAAGCCAGCCAGGAAATTGTAGGAAATCTGTCCTGATGAGAAATGATGCTGCATCTTAAGCAACACTAGGGTAACTTTCGTGTGTGATGTTCAAATTGCAAGTAAGCTACTTCTACAGTCTGAGGATGGAAGACTACTGACGCCTCTTCCTAGTCAATCTTAGATTCCAGCAAGGACTAAGCCATGCTGGCTTCTTTCCCTGTGACTTTGGATCTTTTTCACGTCATGTGCAAAGctattttctttccagttttatcTCAAATAGCATACTACACGTATATCTCCAAAATACTGAAATTAGTTCTAACCACAGCAATAAACTAGTCATATGACCTTTTAAGTTTACCAGTATAGTTATTTTTATACTATACAGTAGTCTATTAACTGTacaatatatgtatacaatatatatgtataatatatttgaaatattttttacaaaatgttaatactctttaaaaaatatcaagaaactcgctcaaggggctggagagatggctcagaggttaagagcactggctgttcttccagaggtcctgagttcaatttccagcaaccacatggtgcctcatagccatctgtaatgagatctggtgccctcttctggtatacagacagactgtatacataataaataaatctttaaaaaaaaaaaaaagaaagaaaaagaaacttgctCAACTAAAGGTACCAACCAtcaatttgcttttgtttttgtttttagacagggtctgaCTAAAAAGACCagtctgccctcaaactcagagattctcctacTTTGTAcccatgcaccactacacccaggcAGACCTCAAATTGTAAAGACGTGCATACCTACACAGCACAGCATGATAAATTATGTTTGTTATTTTTCAGCTAGAAACTTGGAAACACATCAACTTGATGCTAAAAATATGACATTTTTTCACACCACttgaaaataacttttgaaaCCTTAGAAACCTCTCAAAGGCATgggccatttaaaaaaaactgttatttTTGTAAGTTAAACACGTCTACTGGAAGCCCCATGGGTAGGGTAGTTCTGCCAGAAAATAAGCACCCACCAGATCTTATATCTACTTCTTTACAATTCCCATGTAATATCCTCTAGTGCCTGGAAAACCTGATATCCAGGAACACTGGCAagaaagggtaaaaaaaaaaaaacaatctattAAGATTCAAAGTCACAATTTTTTTCTAACAATCTAACTCTGatcatataataaaaacaaagcctagaaaaacaaatctaaatgTAGATGAGTGCAAACTTCCATTTATCACTGGGCAATACATTGCCATTGGGAAAATACTGATTTATGTAATTACTGTTGGGcaataaacaattattttaattattcagaTCATACTTACAAGTCTCTCTGGATCTGATCGATGAGCAAACCgtcaatcttttttttatttacaaaataccAAGCCATTCCACCAAAGTGTCTTGTTGACCGTAAAAGCTCATACTTTCCATGTCTGTCTATATCTTCATAGGTCTGATGATGAACCTATCCACATAAAATGCACAGGAAGATCAAAAGTGAGCAGCATCCATGGTTCAGAGATCTAGCAGGAACGCTGCCACAAGTCAGGGCAACCAGGGCTGCCTGAAAAGCTGCAcgctgcctccccagcctccctcagtCAAGCCTTTGCCCACTGTGCAGGACATGAGtatgatccccagaacccacataaaaaccatGTGTGGTGGGCACAGCTATATTCCCAGTGAGGGCAAGATGGATCCCTGGAAGCTACTGCAatagccagctagcctagccaacCAAGCTAAGTTGCAGGCCcatgagagaccccatctcaaaacagagAGAGTACATGAAgaacccaaggttgtcctctgacctgtacacAGGAAAAGAGCATTTGTCTACATGACAGCAAATCTGTGCCTTCCCTACTACAGAGTGTGGCAGCCTAGAGCAAATAATGGCAAATACTAAAAAAACTTTGTCAATTACTCTTGAGCAGCCTAGCAATCTTAAGCAAGCACCAATCCAATATACTATAACCACTAGTAACGACCAAAAAAGTCTCTTACCTCTGGGAAGAAGTCAGGGTTTTTTAAACTGCTCTTTCCCTATCTCAACTCCCCTACCCTACCAGCTCATCCATGACATCTGACAGTCTGTCAGTTTTCCTTCCAGACAAATCTTCCTAAATGAGGGCATTTCTGTCcaaaactttgttttttgttgtgtcttCTTGTGAACAACAAGGTCCCCAGGGTCCCCCAGTCTCTAACCCCTCCAacaggggttacagatgtgcaccaactcacctggcttttacatgggtgctgggaatctgcactcaggtcctcaggcttgcagagcaagcgCTTCACCTACTAAGACCTCTTTTCAGCCCTGTCCAAAGGTTTTAAAACTGCTTGAAGACCATGTTCCTCACCCAGCACTGAGGTCACATGTGATACAGCCCATCCACCTTGAATCATTCCCCTACAAATCCACTATATGTACAAACCAGATGTTTGGCCACATCTCAAGCTTACTTGGTTATTTTCTCCCTACTGCTTAGTCTATTCTCTCTGAAACAGCCCTATTCTCCAAACATCCCTCTCTCACACTGTTCCTGGCCCTTCTAGAACTCTTTTCAAGACCCCTATGAAGCCTTTCCTGAGAGCACTCTTATACTTAACATTTCCGGCTAGAATCGACAGTTATCTGCACCCTGTCTTACTCCAGCACATCGCTGCTGGAGTGCAGGCCTTGCTGCTGTCAGGCAATCCTAGTTCCTGGCATCAGCTATGCTCCCCACAGTAACACTGCCCACCAAACCAGGTTCTAATGAACACATCCTAACTGAGCTGTACTTTACACACAGCACCCCACATACCGCACTCTGACAAATGTTAGTGGATAACTAACTGTTCCTGTAAggagaatggaaaagagaaaaggctttGCCATCATGGGTCCCAACCAACCATAACAGCAGTGCAACTCAGAACAAGCTACTTCACTCTCCAAGCCTCACTTCCCTCATTCTTAAAGGTGGCTGAGAGCATAAAATATGTGTCTATACTCAATGAATTTCCAGGTAAGTCCCTTTCCTATAACCTTCAGCAAAGCCAGTAGCCGAAATCAAGTGCTACATTAAAAAACCTTCAGAGGCTGGAcaatagtggcgcacacctttaatcccagcacttaggaggaagagacaggcagatctgagtttgaggccagcctggtttacagagtacgTTCCAGGGATAGCCATGGCTAcctagagaaaccatgtctcggaaaagaaacaaacaaacaaacaaaaccttttgcATACCTATATTTAAATCCCATTTTGGAAACTATTAAATACACTTACCTTGATATACTCAGTGGAATCTGGCTCAAACTGGGCAACACAGAGATTGAGGACATCAGCATGCCGGTCTTGGCTGTACATGGTCTAAAACCACAAAGCAAAATGGGAGTCAGACAAGACATAAGTTTACCATTTGTCCTGACACCTTGTCAGGCCTGTCCACACACAGGCCACCTATGTGCCTACCAAGAGCACAAAGGGAGCTGGAAGTGGTGGCACaaggttttaatcccagcattggggagatagaggcaggcagatctttgtgaattcgaggccagcctggtctctatagtgagttctagaacagacaaagctacacagtgagaccctgactcaaaaaaaaaaagtaaataaattttaaaaagcatacagAAACAGCACAGGCTTTGTAAATGCCACACTTGGATTCAAATCCCAACTAAATTAGCTGCATGATGAACCCTGTCAAGTTACTGTACGTTAGTACCTGTGTTCACATGATACCCTGTCAAGTACTATGACGTTAGTACTGTTACCATGATGAACCCTGTCAAGTTACTATGACGTTAGTACCTGTGTTCACCATGATGAACCCTGTCAAGTTACTGTACGTTAGTACCTGTGTTCACATGATGAACCCTGTCAAGTTACTGTACATTAGTACCTGTGTTCACCATGATGAACCCGTCAAGTTACTGTACGTTAGTACCTGTGTTCACCATGATGAACCCTATCAAGTTACTACTACATTAGTACCTGTGTTCACCATGATGAACCCTGTCAAGTTACTGTACGTTAGTACCTGTGTTCACATGATGAACCCTGTCAAGTTACTGTACATTAGTACCTGTGCTCACCATGATGAACCCTGTCAAGTTACTGTTGACGTTAGTACCTGTGTTCACCATGATGAACTGCTAGCAGCACCGGAGCCCACTGCTTCAACAAACAAAGGATCATCACAGAAATGGAATCCACCATACCTTAAGGTTTTCATCTTTGAAAATTACTGGTGGCAAAACTCTACGACCTTCTTTCGGAAAATAAATTTGTATCACCCGGTCCCGTTCTTCCCAAGAAGCTTTGCGTAGTGTGCCACTTGGTTCTCTAACAACAATAAAACGTTCCTGAAACAGAAAGCAACCAGAGGTGAGTTGTGAAGACTTCTGTTCATCTCTTGTGATAGCTAATATGACCAACTTGGAAGGATTTAAAATCACTGTGGAGACAATTTGCAGGGGTGTGTCTGAGGCattatgtagattaggctgaGACAGGAAACCCACCGTAATGGGCAGCATCATACATGAGCTGAGTCCTGGCTGCATCAGGgaaaagtgagtgagtgagctccagcattcatccctctgcttcctgactgtggatgcaatgtgattAGAAGTTGGCCCACAGATACAGTCACAACTAACTCCTGTCTTCTAACCATAAACATGGATGACCAGAATGAGAAATGTGGGTCACTTTTCTAACCTCCACATTCGGCAGCACTCTACTGTAGTCTGTTGGCCCAACTCTACAGCACTCTTACCCTTGACACATCCAGCATTTCTTGCCTCTTAGAGATACTCTGCTTTAGAAGCTTCAGAGAGGGATGTCAAATCATCCCTCAGATCCATCTCCATGTGGTATTTCAAAGATTATTCTGTAATCTAGCATATACTCACCCGATGTGGAACGTCATATGATATATCAGTAAACacgtatttgtttgtttctgttccttCCAAAATCTTATCCTCAGCTAACACGTCATTTATTGGCGTTCGTTCTTCCAGAACTGGTGGCATCTTTAATCGTACTTTAGCTGCTTCAATTGCCAGTCTAGTCGcctacagaaataaaatatgtcttACGGAAAGCAGTAGTGTCCAAAAGGAACATCTGATAAAAGCAGGCACTCATCAAAAATGCTGATGATTACCAAGAAAAGCAGCTGCAGCCATGAATCCGAGAGTGAAAGCCAAACTTGGACTGGTGGGGCCTGGCCTTTGCTGTGGTGTGACAGGACACCAGCTCCCACTTACCCACTATCCAAGCAGCACAGGAATGCTGACAGCCAGGCTGTAAGAGATTCTTGGAAGACAGCGAGCCTGTATTTATTCAGTGTTCACTATGTGCCAGACATCATTCACATACTCCaactgggtgctggagagatggctcagaggacctggattcagtccccaacacctccctggtggctcatgaccatttgtaactccagttccaaaggtcCAGTGCccacttctgacttccatgggcaccaggcatgcatatggcgCACCTACATCCATACAGGCACAACCCACGCACATAAAACAGAGGAAATCAAAAGTACTGGCTTCACTCGATGCTCCAAACCTACAGGGCCTGGTGCTGTTATTAACATCTCTATCTGACGGGAACAAgagttacagacaggaagtacTAGGAGCTGCAGCCCTGGAGTCCAAACTGAGCGCCACAGCTCCACTCTCAGCTACCCTGCGTTAGTCACATTACTGCAGTGATGACCTTTGAGGAGGAAATGGCGTTTCACCCTCCTTCCAATACGCTATTGGGTAGTGAAGTTACTGCGGAGTCAGAAGTATGTCCATGTCTCACACAGTCATACGGCAGTGTATTCACTCCACAGAGGACTCAGACTGCTACCTGGAAGAGGGTGCTGTTCAGCAGCTTTCTAATTTCACCACACCTGCAGCTCCAGAGCAGTTCATAGCAGAAGTTTTTCAAGGAAGGGAGCTGGATCGGGCAAGATGAAAGATGAGCATGCTGGTTTAGGGCAGGGAGGAGCTTCAGCCTAGACACTAGACTTGACCCCAGTCTGCTCAATTATGGTCAgatccctgctcctctctgcctccctactCACATTCCTCAATTCTGGGCCTGCTTCACCCTCTCGCCCCTGCCTATGGAGGAACGGCACTGACATCTGCAGGGGACTCTGAGTTTTACTGAACTCGGAAAGAATGGTACTCTGCCAGTACCCTGGGGaggacacacctcttccaactgGGCCTGGGTCATTAACTTATAGGTCGGTGGCTTCAGTGGTTGGACAGCAGGCTTGAAAGTCTTCTTCAAGTCCAGGCCTGTCATCTTGGTGAGGATATTCTGGACTTCCTCATCCATAAATGTAGGTTTCTTGACTTCTGAGCTACCAGATTCTGTTAAAAAAGATTTCAGTAATAAGAAGACGACAATGGCAAGCTGAGACTTCTGAACGGGAAGTGAACAATAAAAACTGTTTGTACAGGTTACACCTCAGAATTACATGACGCTGTGAGCTGTGATCCTCCCATTTAGTCAACTTGCACTTCAAATTCCCTGAACATTCACCACAACAGCAGTCTGCCAAGAAGATGCTCTACTACAGAAACCACCTGAAAAATGAAGATGACAAGAACTGCTACCTTTCACAGACTTGTCTCTTCCTTTTTTAGTTGGTATTTTGGAGATGATGCaaacagaacccaggacctggcacACAGCACTATCAGTAAGCTACACTTCGGCCCTCAGACCCGCTTCCTAAAAGCCAGACACAGCCCCCCCCCACGAAAGTCCTAACACTCCAATGGTATAAAGGAGTGCACCAAGCCTAACATAAAGATAACTAGCCATTAAGAACAGAGGAAGGACTGAGCAGAGTTCACTGGTTCTAGAGCCTCAAGCACTTCCAATCTAAGTTCAGCTGGCTCATGCAGTTTACCTCTTCCTTTGCCTCACAAAGGGCCATCTGTTCCTAGGCTCCTCTTGGCCATCAGTCCTACAGATGCTGGTGTCTTGTAGAGTCCTGatctatttccttttctccctaTTCATATTCTCACTGGGTGCTTTCCTAGCTTCCTGTGGCTTATATCTAACTACTCTAAAATCCCAATCTCTAGCCAATATCATCTACATCCACTACTCAATGGATATCTGGTCTGTACTGCAATACCACCAAACCATAACCCACCCCAACTTTTTCTTGTCTCATTCCTGCATTCCCTACTGTTCCCCCATCACAGCACCATCCATCGGGTCATTCAGTCCAGAACCTTAAAATTATTCCTGCCTTCTTCCATACCCACCACACCCAGACAAAAAAAAGCAATTCAAATGACAGGAGTGATTAGTATTAACATATGAGATATTTACTGTGCAGTACTTACTGAGCTAAATATATACCATACTCAGCATAGTCAACCCTCACACTAAACTCACCTATAAAGTAATACTACAATATCCCCCTTTTACAAAGAGGAACATGAATACAGCATTTGAGTTAACCATCATATGTCTCTTCTTAGCTCTGTTTCCCACGGTCACTACTCTGGTCAAGGCCATTCTTATCCCTTATCTTGGCTTCCCTGCCTCTTTTCTGACTTCACTATAAACCATTCCTACAAAAAGATTACTTGAGGGTAACCTTCTAAAAATGCAATCAAGATGACATTCATGTTTAAAACTCAGTGACTGTTTAACTGTGTCCTCCACTAGGAGATTtattctctgtcttagttagggtttctattgctgcgataaaCACTATGAACAAAACCAAGTTGGGGAGAGAAAGGTTTATCTGGCTTATGTTTcatcatcactgttcatcatggaaggaagtcaagacaggaactcaaatagggcaggaccCGAtgggccatggaggggtgctgtccactggctagctcagcctgcttttttatagaacccaggaccatcagcccacaGATAGACCCACCCACAAttgactgggccctcccccatcaatcactaattaaaaaaatgccttacagctggagcttatggaggcatttttttcaactgaggttccctcctttcagataactctagctggtgtcaagttgacataagactagccagcacattcTCTGAAGACCAAAATCCCGTTTTATTCTTACGGGCACCCACAAGCTCTCAAGAGTGTCCAGTAACAACAGGTGCTCAGCCCCACACTCTCTCCAGACAATCTCACTCACCTGCCCAACTCTTAGTTTTACTCTGATGCTCTTCAATTTGTATCTAACTGTGTATTAAACCTGGAATAACAAAGGCACCCCAAATTCAATACAAAACAAGCATAATTCTGCCTTCTTTgcggtttttgttttcatttgaccTACTTACCAATCCCAACTCAAACAAATAAACTCTGCTCCTACCATTAATATTCTCTAGCTTGGCACTGCTCTCCATTCAACTGCTTACCATCGAAACCTGTAAACTTGCTCAGGCATTATGAATCCTAACTCCAAAATAGGTTCCCCAAAATACCTGCGTtcactttcttctgcttattATGCCGTCTCTCCGTTTGGAACGCTTATTTTCACCTTTTAGTACGGCCAGCCAGATCCGCTTTGGCTGTATTTTCCCTGTAACCCATCCCTGTGCGTCCAACCTAGTTTGAAAGTCTCTTAGGTGAGCCCCGGACGCAGCCGGGATCACCGCGCTGTCATTCGCCCCTGGACTAGGAGAGAATCCATCAGTCTTATAGTCTGTCCCAAGCTAGTGCAGCGCTTTGCAATGAGCGCACCGCAAGCACAACtggctgagtgaatgaatgaataaaggaagaaGGCTCAGAGAAGCTCTGCAAGGACAGACGGAAACCGACTGGGTCTAAGAACCCGCCGCGCCGTATTCCCCGACTGCAGCAAGCGCTGGGTCTCCCAGACGCCCGGCGGAGCTCTAGCGGTCACTCACCGGCCTCGGAGCTGAGCGGGCGGCAGGGCTGCCCCACCTCGAAGGGCTGGGGCCGCGTCGCGAGCAGAGCATCGGGGTGGCGCTGGGCTGCGGCCCGAGTACAGAC encodes:
- the Mrps22 gene encoding 28S ribosomal protein S22, mitochondrial → MERRVMMAALRSPLSLWRFQLGCRRAQRVCTRAAAQRHPDALLATRPQPFEVGQPCRPLSSEAESGSSEVKKPTFMDEEVQNILTKMTGLDLKKTFKPAVQPLKPPTYKLMTQAQLEEATRLAIEAAKVRLKMPPVLEERTPINDVLAEDKILEGTETNKYVFTDISYDVPHRERFIVVREPSGTLRKASWEERDRVIQIYFPKEGRRVLPPVIFKDENLKTMYSQDRHADVLNLCVAQFEPDSTEYIKVHHQTYEDIDRHGKYELLRSTRHFGGMAWYFVNKKKIDGLLIDQIQRDLIEDATSLVQLYHMLHPDGQSAQEAKEQAAKGVNLIKVFAKTEAQRGPYIELALQTYQEVVISHSAAS